AACCATTCCATAGGACGCCGTTCAAACCGGTTGTTAAGCAGAAACTCAACATCTTTTGCCAGTTCTGTTAAATGCAGCATAGTCTTATTCGAGTATGCACATACACCGTCTTGCTTTATACAATTTTCCTCGCTGGCGGCAACATACTGGTGCTTATTGTAACCCTTAATCGGCACTTTGCTGTTGCAAAGCACTACCTGATGTTTGGAACAGACAAGCACCCCTGGAATCTGATGTATACGGTGCCAGTATAGCTCTCCGTATTGTTCCTTATCTTCTTCATTACATAAGGGGCAGAATTTGAAATATTTGTTTGCCGCTATACTGCTCGCCATAATCCCCGTTTTGCCGTAAATCCCTTTCCCATTTCGTTTCATCATGTTATCCCTGACCCACTGGCTCCTCTTTGGAGACAGGAAAGCTGTGTAAAACGGGAAAAGAGTATGGTTGTCTATAAGATAATCTGTCGTATATTCATTGTTAAGCGGCAGGTTGCTTATTAAAGCATTAATGTTCGATGGAAGTTCCACTACAGCCGTGGCATTTTTAGTACTGAAAGCGTCTTCCATGGTGGCTTTAAAGCTGATATTTCCGCTCCGTAGGTGGTACCGCGCCAGGACGCTGTATAAAAGCTCATCGGGGTAAGGTGTAGGAAAGAAGGGCATCATCCAGATCACCCCACCTGGAATATAACATTATCTATACCTTTTATGAGCCCCTTCGCCTTTAACGCCTCATAAGCCGTCATCTGCTTCTTCCTGCCTTCCTCGACAATGAAGCGGATGTCGTTTTCATCCATCTTCCCGGAAGTGCGCCTGGTTTTATGATTCGTCTTTTCTACAGAAGAAGAAAGAAGCTGAATCGCCTTTACTACCAGCTCTGAAACATTGCTTTTTTCTCCTTCTGCTTCTATAACCTGTTCTACCGCTTTTTGGGCTTTTTTCGCTTCAATATTAAGCTCCAGCAGTTTTATAATCGCCTGCTCCTTAACAGAAAGTGCCGCTTCCTTCTCTTCTTTCTGTTTTTGCTTTTGCAGCGCTTTCAGCCGCATTTCCGCCTCTACGGTTTGTTTGCTCCTGTCAAGAAAACCTGCAAAGTCAACATTCACCGTACAAATATCGTCATATTTTGCAATTTCCCTTAAACTCCCCTTCTTCAAGGCCTGCAGCATGGGCTGAACCAGCTGTAAATTTTCTTTCGCCGCTTGCCTTATAAGGTTAGGAGTTATTTCTTCTTTCCCCGAGATGATTGCTTTAATTTGTGACATAGCGTAGAGCTTTACGGCAATATCAGTGATCCCCTGGCTTTCTTCATAAAGTGCATCATTGATTTCATCGGTGAGCGGGGTTTCTTTCCTGGTCCACTGATAGCCCCAGAGGGCGTCTATTAGAAGCTGCCATGTGTCGTCTTTTTTTAACCTTTCCCAGATCATATCACCCTGTCCGCTGCCCCGCCGTGCCTGTCTGAATTGAGATTGCAGCACGCTCAAAGCCTTTGGCGTACCTATCAAAACTATGGGTAAGCCAAGCATGTTAACCAGGCTGACGAAAAAGTTTAGCATTCGCTGATCTCCGCCGCTTTTTGCTTCATTTAGATGCTGAATTTCATCGATTACAAGCATGCCAAGGCCGAGGTTCTGAGCAATCTTGCAGATAGCAGTTACCATATTGTCGACGCTATAACGCCCGTTTCCGAATTTTTTATAGTAGTCTGTCCCCAACAGGTCGTCCACTTTGTTGAAAAATTCAATACACAAACCTTTTATGGAACCGTCGAACGGGCAGTCAAGTTTGAGCCAGACCAGTTGATACATGCTGAATTTAGTTCCCTTATAGTGCGAATGGACTATCACCTGGGGATACATGCGCAGGATTTGGTTTACCGCCGTGCTTTTGCCCATACCGCTTACACCGATTATGCTAAAGCCTGAAGCAGTTGTCCGAAACAATTCATTGCTTTCCAAAATTCCGTTAATTCCCTTTATTACTTCTGATTTTTTCAGATACTGCACAAACTGGGGCTTTAAAGGGTTGCGGGCAAGGTAGCCCTGCCTCAATACCCTTGAAATCCTGCTTTCCAGGTCAAGGCAAACGGGAAGGGGCTGAAATATTTGAAAAAGCCGCTGAACCATGTGGATGCGGTAATGGCTTTCAAGGTTTCGCTCCTGGGGATGATATGGCGGGTAATAAGCAAGCCTTTCAGCCGCCTCTTCAGCACTTAAAATCATAGGGAGGGCTTCGATGAAGGGATTTCCTCGATATTCTGGAACAACCTGTTCTTTATATTCCGCCTTAACAGCTAAAGTGCCGTTTGGTATTTTCAGCTTATCCATCATTTTTTTGAAGAGCCTCCCTCTGCTTCCTCCTTAACAGTTCCAGCTGCCCTCCCTCTTCCTCCACAGTTTTTTGACTGTTTCCAAGCGTGACAACGGGAGCCAAACCTTTCGAAGTCTCTTTTTTCAGCTCAAAGGCTTCCTTCTCCCTATTGGCAAGCTTTTCCGCCTGACGGTTTGCCCTGATGCTTTTTTTCTTCTTCGTATCACTTTCTCCGTCATCCTTTGTCACAGCTGCGGCTTTCTGTGCCTCTTGGACAATATGCTGGATTTCGGTAATCAGCTCCGCTTTTGCCTGGGCTTCACTATCGGCTGCCTTTTTCTGTTTAAGCTTTTCTTCAGCCAAAAGGTTTTGAATCTCGTCAAAGGTCTTATCCTTGTACCTTACTTGATGGTCAAGCAGGCAGCATTTTTCAAAATTAATACCGTCAGCATCCTTTATGTAAATATAGTTCATATTCCTCGGGTCGAAGCATATCTCTACCTTCCAGGTCCCATTAATCCTGGCTTTCTCCGTCCACCTTTCCTTCAGCATAAGCGGTGACCCGTAGTACAGATCCTTGAACTTTATTCCCCTCGGCGTAACAGTTGCAGTATCAGTAGGCATCAAATGGAGCTTTACAATGTCCTCCGGTACATTCCGCAGTTTCCCTGAACGGTTTTCTATTCCCCATCTCCAAAGCTCCCGCGGGATACACTCCACATCGTCGGCAACCATCATCTCTTCACGGTTATAATTCTTCAGATAATGCTGGTTGTTGTGGTAAAGCACGCACTTTATAATGATTTGCGTAAACTGGTAAATATCAAGTTTTGCATCAAGCCTGTAATCCCTGTCTCCCCTTTCTCTACCATCAGGATCGACGGTACCAGGGACAACAGACTTGTACTGCAAATTTACGGTTCTGAAATACTGCTCGATAATCCCCTTCCAATCGCAGCGATAGGGTGGCGTATTCATTATCTTCACATGCAGGCCGTTTACAAGGTTTTCTACATTTTTCCCTTCCAGTTCCCCACGGTCGGCGAGGATAGCCTCGGGAAGATGGTGCACTGGCCAGTCCTCTTCAGTTATTTCAATTCCGTATTCTTTGCAGAAAGCAACTTTATCACTTGCCGCATTCGCGATCGCCATCATCGCTCCGTTCCATGAAGGACCTTCCAGACCAACATAAATCCCTACAACCATCCTGCTGAAAACATCGATAATAGCGTAGATCACTGGCCGACCGATGATCCAATTGCGGTTGTACCTTGACACGAGATACACATCCGCCAGCGTCGCATCTACCTGAAAGATGGAGCCTGGGCCCATAGCCTCCGCAGTAGAACTTCCTAAGACTGGCCTGTACTCATGCTCATACTTCTTGGGACTGAAACGGGTGGATATTTCTTTCTTTATATTACGCTCTTTCTCAAACCAGTAGCGAAACTGCCAGAAGGTGGGGATTTCCGATGCAGGCTTTAATATTGGAACCTTAACGCCGTTTTCGATTTTAAATCCTTCGGAAAAATACTCTTTACGCATCAGTTCATAAGTTAGCCGCAGGGAATGCTTGGCAGAAGAGTAGTAAAACTTGTTAATGGCATTGCGGAATATCCTTTTAATTTCGTTATCCACATTGATTCCTTCTCCGATAACATCTGTATGCTGCCTAGGCCTGCCCCTTTTAGCAGTGCCAATTCTTTTCTCTTTTCCTCTGCCACCGCATAAATAAAATGACGGCAGCAGAGCATTTTTTGTCTTCCCGTTTCTCCAGTATTTTTTAAGGTAGTTTCCGATCGTCTTTACGGATACACCGCTTTTTTCAGCAATGGCTCTGATGTATTTGCTCCGTTCTTTTCGATAATAGATGTGAGGTTCAAGGGTGAC
The DNA window shown above is from Caldicellulosiruptor owensensis OL and carries:
- a CDS encoding ATP-binding protein — encoded protein: MMDKLKIPNGTLAVKAEYKEQVVPEYRGNPFIEALPMILSAEEAAERLAYYPPYHPQERNLESHYRIHMVQRLFQIFQPLPVCLDLESRISRVLRQGYLARNPLKPQFVQYLKKSEVIKGINGILESNELFRTTASGFSIIGVSGMGKSTAVNQILRMYPQVIVHSHYKGTKFSMYQLVWLKLDCPFDGSIKGLCIEFFNKVDDLLGTDYYKKFGNGRYSVDNMVTAICKIAQNLGLGMLVIDEIQHLNEAKSGGDQRMLNFFVSLVNMLGLPIVLIGTPKALSVLQSQFRQARRGSGQGDMIWERLKKDDTWQLLIDALWGYQWTRKETPLTDEINDALYEESQGITDIAVKLYAMSQIKAIISGKEEITPNLIRQAAKENLQLVQPMLQALKKGSLREIAKYDDICTVNVDFAGFLDRSKQTVEAEMRLKALQKQKQKEEKEAALSVKEQAIIKLLELNIEAKKAQKAVEQVIEAEGEKSNVSELVVKAIQLLSSSVEKTNHKTRRTSGKMDENDIRFIVEEGRKKQMTAYEALKAKGLIKGIDNVIFQVG
- a CDS encoding Mu transposase C-terminal domain-containing protein, with amino-acid sequence MLAVNMLIKWENGGETSIERILWLDRQSDLAFVIDVEANEFPFAVTISEIEEAISEGFAVVLHDDPYLRIVDEDKLSEKERQMRDKAWELIGGIVTLEPHIYYRKERSKYIRAIAEKSGVSVKTIGNYLKKYWRNGKTKNALLPSFYLCGGRGKEKRIGTAKRGRPRQHTDVIGEGINVDNEIKRIFRNAINKFYYSSAKHSLRLTYELMRKEYFSEGFKIENGVKVPILKPASEIPTFWQFRYWFEKERNIKKEISTRFSPKKYEHEYRPVLGSSTAEAMGPGSIFQVDATLADVYLVSRYNRNWIIGRPVIYAIIDVFSRMVVGIYVGLEGPSWNGAMMAIANAASDKVAFCKEYGIEITEEDWPVHHLPEAILADRGELEGKNVENLVNGLHVKIMNTPPYRCDWKGIIEQYFRTVNLQYKSVVPGTVDPDGRERGDRDYRLDAKLDIYQFTQIIIKCVLYHNNQHYLKNYNREEMMVADDVECIPRELWRWGIENRSGKLRNVPEDIVKLHLMPTDTATVTPRGIKFKDLYYGSPLMLKERWTEKARINGTWKVEICFDPRNMNYIYIKDADGINFEKCCLLDHQVRYKDKTFDEIQNLLAEEKLKQKKAADSEAQAKAELITEIQHIVQEAQKAAAVTKDDGESDTKKKKSIRANRQAEKLANREKEAFELKKETSKGLAPVVTLGNSQKTVEEEGGQLELLRRKQREALQKNDG